A genomic segment from Papilio machaon chromosome 10, ilPapMach1.1, whole genome shotgun sequence encodes:
- the LOC106718174 gene encoding oxidoreductase-like domain-containing protein 1, whose amino-acid sequence MHKLRLRSFIPILWRHQRYNFMCTNESQVTNDEKEIEIKRIKENASLDEPPTACCQSGCANCVFIVWAEALTSKMENAGPEIIEKIMNMVDDPSMKAYLEMELRIRGLKK is encoded by the exons ATGCAT aaaTTACGATTGAGAAGTTTTATACCAATATTATGGAGACATCaacgatataattttatgtgcaCAAACGAATCTCAAGTAACTAATgatgaaaaagaaattgaaattaaacgaATCAAGGAGAAT GCATCATTAGATGAACCACCCACTGCTTGCTGTCAATCAGGATGTGCCAACTGTGTGTTCATTGTCTGGGCAGAAGCATTAACTTCAAAAATGGAAAATGCAGGACCAGAGATTATAGAGAAGATAATGAACATGGTGGATGATCCATCTATGAAAGCTTATCTAGAAATGGAGTTAAGAATAAGAGGATTGAAGAAATAA
- the LOC106718117 gene encoding rho GDP-dissociation inhibitor 1 has product MSGEPEVARTPEGEETEEEEIKSSYRPPPEKTIEEILAADQEDESLRKYKEALLGQAQAGTVIVDPNDPRKVIVKKLALCVTERDDLELDLSGDLTDLKKQVFVIKEGVQYRIRIDFIVQREIVHGLKYVQKTYRMGVPVDKMTHMVGSYPPKTEIQSYTTPPEDAPSGLMARGSYTVNSLFTDDDKNIHLQWEWSFEIKKDWKD; this is encoded by the exons ATGTCTGGTGAACCTGAAGTAGCACGCACTCCTGAAGGTGAAGAGAcggaagaagaagaaatcaagTCCTCATACAGGCCACCACCAGAAAAGACTATTGAGGAAATTTTAGCAGCAGATCAAGAAGATGAATCATTGAGAAAATACAAGGAAGCATTATTAGGACAGGCGCAAGCAGGAACAGTTATTGTTG ATCCGAATGACCCTCGGAAGGTGATTGTGAAGAAGCTAGCACTCTGTGTGACGGAGCGGGATGACCTTGAGCTGGACCTCTCCGGGGACCTCACAGACCTCAAGAAACAG gtGTTTGTTATCAAAGAGGGTGTGCAGTATCGGATAAGGATCGATTTTATTGTGCAGCGAGAGATCGTGCACGGACTCAAGTACGTGCAGAAGACCTACCGCATGGGAGTGCCCG TGGACAAAATGACCCATATGGTTGGCTCGTATCCCCCAAAGACCGAAATCCAGTCTTACACCACTCCGCCCGAGGATGCACCGTCTGGTCTCATGGCGCGTGGCTCCTACACCGTCAACAGCCTCTTCACTGATGATGACAAGAACATCCATCTCCAATGGGAGTGGAGCTTCGAGATTAAGAAGGATTGGAAGGATTAG